A window from Photobacterium atrarenae encodes these proteins:
- a CDS encoding sugar ABC transporter substrate-binding protein, with protein MLSALWKNTRPTGLLKTLKHWIRQPAKGIGAALCLSALVALTGCGEEKVQDDTIRIGVAIPNFDDTFIVYMKDAMNDYAATLNGKVELTIVDAKEDTAKQLGQVENFIVQQMDAIVVVPVNTDATQPMTDRVTKAGIQLVYVNRRPSYLPDGVYYVGSDEKKFGETQAQYVKDTMDSANIGILMGMLTQEASLMRTEGIEEFFAQDAAFSVTRKQTGQWQRALGMSVTENWLNAGDKLDVILSNNDDMALGAIQALQAAGKLKDTLVVGIDATPDGLMAVENGTLDATVFQDGGGQARGAIDAAINAVEQKPFDKITWIPAELITQENLAAFKAKKG; from the coding sequence ATGCTATCTGCTTTATGGAAAAACACCCGCCCGACCGGGCTTCTCAAAACGTTGAAACACTGGATCCGCCAGCCCGCAAAAGGGATCGGGGCTGCCTTGTGTCTCAGCGCCTTAGTGGCCCTGACCGGGTGCGGCGAAGAAAAAGTGCAGGACGATACCATTCGCATTGGCGTTGCGATCCCCAACTTTGATGACACCTTTATCGTCTACATGAAAGATGCCATGAACGACTATGCTGCAACCCTGAACGGCAAAGTCGAACTCACCATCGTCGATGCCAAGGAAGATACGGCCAAGCAACTGGGTCAGGTCGAGAACTTTATTGTCCAACAGATGGACGCCATTGTGGTGGTGCCGGTAAATACCGACGCCACTCAGCCGATGACCGACCGCGTGACCAAGGCGGGTATCCAGCTGGTTTATGTCAACCGTCGCCCTTCTTACCTGCCTGACGGGGTTTACTATGTCGGCTCGGATGAAAAGAAATTCGGTGAAACCCAGGCCCAGTACGTCAAAGACACAATGGACAGCGCTAATATCGGCATCCTGATGGGGATGCTGACCCAGGAAGCTTCCCTGATGCGCACCGAAGGGATCGAAGAATTCTTTGCCCAGGATGCCGCTTTCAGCGTCACCCGTAAGCAAACCGGCCAGTGGCAGCGAGCACTGGGCATGTCAGTCACCGAAAACTGGCTCAACGCCGGCGACAAGCTGGATGTGATCCTGTCAAACAATGACGACATGGCCCTGGGAGCAATTCAGGCGCTACAGGCTGCCGGCAAACTGAAAGACACCCTGGTGGTGGGAATTGATGCGACACCGGATGGGCTGATGGCCGTTGAAAACGGGACGCTGGATGCAACGGTATTTCAGGATGGTGGCGGTCAGGCCCGCGGCGCCATTGATGCGGCCATCAACGCCGTCGAACAAAAGCCATTCGACAAAATCACCTGGATCCCGGCAGAGCTGATCACCCAAGAGAACTTAGCCGCGTTCAAGGCGAAGAAAGGCTAA
- a CDS encoding CoA-acylating methylmalonate-semialdehyde dehydrogenase, with protein sequence METIQNFINGRISESHSQRFAPVFNPATGEQTRQVVLSSAQETAEAIAAADQAFAAWAKTSPLKRARIMFKFKALLEANTDRLARIISNEHGKVYSDAVGELTRGLEVVEFACGIPHLQKGEHSANVGTGVDSHSLMQPLGVCAGITPFNFPAMVPMWMFPIALATGNTFVLKPSEKDPSLGMALAELLQEAGLPDGVFNVVNGDKEAVDVLLTDARVQAVSFVGSTPIAEYIYSTASAHGKRCQALGGAKNHCILMPDADLDMAANAIMGAAFGAAGERCMALSVAVAVGDETADKLVAKLRGHIDAMRVGPGIVDGPENDMGPVISEQHKAKICDYIASGVEQGASLLVDGRDLSVAGYEQGYFVGPTLFDNVSPEMTIYQEEIFGPVLAVVRVPDYQTALELINRHEYGNGTAIFTRDGETARQFSEDVWAGMVGLNVPIPVPMAFHSFGGWKRSVFGPLNVHGNDGVRFYTRMKTVTSRWPASVRLEQHASAFTMPTMD encoded by the coding sequence ATGGAAACAATTCAGAACTTCATCAACGGTCGGATCAGCGAAAGTCATAGCCAGCGTTTTGCTCCGGTTTTTAATCCGGCGACAGGTGAGCAGACCCGCCAGGTGGTCCTGAGTTCTGCACAAGAAACGGCCGAAGCCATTGCTGCGGCTGATCAGGCCTTTGCAGCGTGGGCGAAAACTTCGCCGCTGAAGCGTGCCCGGATCATGTTCAAATTCAAGGCGCTGCTGGAAGCAAATACAGATCGGCTGGCCCGTATCATCTCCAACGAGCATGGCAAAGTGTATTCCGATGCCGTGGGTGAACTGACCCGTGGCCTGGAAGTGGTTGAGTTTGCCTGTGGGATCCCGCATCTGCAAAAAGGGGAGCATTCTGCCAATGTCGGTACCGGCGTCGACAGCCACTCGCTGATGCAGCCATTAGGGGTTTGTGCGGGGATCACTCCATTTAACTTCCCGGCGATGGTACCGATGTGGATGTTCCCAATCGCGCTGGCAACCGGCAATACCTTTGTGCTGAAACCTTCGGAAAAAGATCCGTCGCTGGGCATGGCGTTGGCGGAATTGCTGCAGGAGGCCGGTCTGCCGGATGGCGTCTTCAACGTGGTGAATGGCGATAAAGAAGCGGTCGACGTGCTGCTGACCGATGCGCGTGTACAGGCGGTCAGTTTTGTCGGCTCGACGCCGATTGCGGAATACATTTACAGCACGGCTTCTGCCCATGGCAAGCGTTGCCAGGCGCTGGGTGGGGCAAAAAACCATTGTATCCTGATGCCGGATGCGGATCTGGATATGGCGGCGAATGCTATCATGGGCGCTGCTTTCGGGGCTGCCGGTGAGCGTTGCATGGCGTTGTCTGTTGCGGTTGCCGTCGGTGATGAAACCGCAGACAAGCTGGTGGCGAAACTACGTGGTCACATTGATGCGATGCGTGTCGGGCCGGGGATCGTGGACGGTCCGGAAAACGACATGGGGCCGGTGATCTCCGAGCAGCACAAAGCCAAGATTTGTGACTATATTGCCTCGGGCGTCGAGCAGGGAGCTAGCCTGCTGGTCGATGGTCGCGATCTGTCGGTTGCAGGTTATGAGCAGGGCTATTTTGTCGGTCCGACCCTGTTCGATAATGTCTCTCCGGAAATGACCATTTACCAGGAAGAAATTTTTGGCCCGGTGCTGGCGGTGGTGCGGGTGCCGGATTACCAGACGGCGCTTGAACTGATTAATCGCCATGAGTACGGCAACGGGACTGCGATCTTTACCCGCGATGGTGAAACGGCACGTCAGTTCAGTGAAGACGTGTGGGCCGGTATGGTTGGGCTCAATGTGCCAATTCCGGTCCCGATGGCGTTCCACAGCTTCGGTGGTTGGAAGCGTTCGGTCTTTGGCCCGCTCAATGTTCACGGTAACGACGGCGTGCGTTTCTATACCCGAATGAAAACGGTCACCAGCCGCTGGCCGGCCAGTGTTCGTCTGGAGCAGCACGCCAGCGCGTTTACCATGCCAACCATGGATTAA
- a CDS encoding alpha/beta hydrolase, producing the protein MGIHQPYQREGLSDWETCLFSLKIAVEVVRMSGELNILLVHGAWGDGSHWRHVIPGLHSKGYHVRAVQNPLTSLPDDIERTSNLAASLEGPVLMVGHSYGGMVITGAGNAPNVVGLVYIAAFAPDEGENPGGLFGLREPPPGAAIIHPDDQGFLWLDPDQFHENFCPDVDETEALVMALSQKPIAARCFEDKSGSPAWKVKPSWYQVSAQDRMIPPETEQWFAERIQPKNTITLQAGHAPMASHPNEIIEFIAEAARHVS; encoded by the coding sequence TTGGGTATTCATCAACCGTATCAACGAGAAGGCTTATCTGATTGGGAGACATGTCTGTTCTCTCTGAAAATAGCCGTGGAGGTTGTTCGTATGTCTGGCGAGTTAAACATTCTGTTGGTTCATGGAGCCTGGGGAGATGGTTCACATTGGCGTCATGTGATCCCTGGGCTACATAGCAAAGGCTATCATGTTCGCGCTGTGCAGAACCCGTTAACCTCACTTCCTGATGATATTGAGCGTACAAGTAACCTGGCAGCTTCGTTAGAAGGGCCGGTGCTGATGGTTGGCCACTCTTATGGGGGAATGGTGATTACTGGTGCGGGAAATGCGCCTAATGTTGTCGGCTTAGTCTACATTGCCGCATTTGCGCCTGATGAAGGCGAAAACCCTGGCGGCTTGTTTGGGCTGAGAGAGCCGCCTCCCGGAGCCGCCATCATCCACCCTGACGATCAAGGTTTTTTGTGGTTGGATCCGGATCAGTTTCATGAGAATTTCTGTCCGGACGTCGATGAAACCGAAGCGCTTGTTATGGCGCTCAGCCAAAAACCAATTGCAGCCCGTTGCTTTGAAGATAAATCGGGTTCTCCGGCATGGAAAGTAAAACCGAGCTGGTATCAGGTGTCAGCGCAAGATCGAATGATTCCACCTGAAACAGAGCAATGGTTTGCAGAACGGATACAGCCTAAGAACACGATCACGTTACAAGCCGGGCATGCCCCTATGGCTTCTCACCCCAATGAAATCATAGAATTCATTGCTGAAGCAGCACGCCATGTCAGTTAG